Sequence from the Amaranthus tricolor cultivar Red isolate AtriRed21 chromosome 1, ASM2621246v1, whole genome shotgun sequence genome:
TTTCTCTCCTCGTCTTCATCTAAATCCTTTCCTTTTCATTTTGTTATCCACTCCATTTCCTCAatttttttatcctttatcttTCATCTGAATCCTTCATCTTTATTCATTCGTTTTCTCTTTTATGATTTACTCAGATTTTTGTGTGGATTTATCATCTTGTTGGTGTGTCTCATCAACAATCTGCTCTTATTCACTCTTCTATTCATTCGAAATCGtcataaaataattcaatttttttagaaGACCACAACTTTGagtctttgatttgtcaaattaTTCAATTCATACATTAATTTAATCAATCGTAATGGTGAATAATAGATTCCATCTCCAATGAAACCAAACCCTATTACAAAGaatcaataaagaaaaaggaTTTGGTGGTACAAGAGAGTTTTCATGGGTACACATTTGCTAAATCCACCATTGTTGTTGCCCAATCCAGAAATTTGACAACCAATACTCCTGTTAATAATCCTGTAGGTACTCTCTTAAATAACTTTTCTCCTTTTTCGTAGCTTCTTAGTTTTTCTTTTGTCATTGTTGGGTTTGATTATGGTTGgatgaaaaattagggttttgattttCTAGGGTTTACTTTTTCTAGTATTGTTAATCGAACCTTGAGAAGTGCAGAGAAATCGATCGCTAAGGGAGAGAATGCATGCGTTGGTACTGATATTGGTGGCGTGATACGAAGGAGAACATTGGTCATCAAAAGCCTTTGTCATGGAGCCACTACAATAATAAAGGTGATATTGAGTTAaagatttctttaattttatatctttgttttattcttattttcttcaataattatttaattttgtgtgTTAATTTTCTAGATTTTTTTGTAGATCACCATTAATTTTACTCTATTTTCTCAAggttagttttttttgttgtttggaTTCTTATAATTAATGCAATATATTTCTTCATTTGTCAAATTTTTGGGttgattattttgatttttatatacatTCATCGCAATTTATAAAGatatttaattttgatgatGCACATTcaactttttcttttaaatttggttATCTGAATGAAAAATTGGTTTTTGctttatatttgaataaaagtatagtgtttttgttttttcagaaTGAAAAATCAGGGTTATTTTCATTTGGTTTTTGGGATGAATAAATAGggatttttggtaattttttgaAGGAACAtcaggtgtttttttttttgttattttcatttaaatttagaAGCTGTGAAATTTGTACTTGTTTTTGTCAGACTTAAACGAGTATAGTGAAGAGAAGTCATAGTTAGGCAGGGAGATGAGTAGTGCTCTTGAATTCATAGTTGGTGCTACTTTTTAttaacggatatttcatgatataccactaagtttcttcgaaattcaccatataccacacaaaatgttctaattcaccatataccattgagttttcgtccgttagcacagaatagcatcaatgacaactgccgttaatgtgtcgtttgtggtaaattaataattcaccatataccatttttttttgcgtcaaataccattaGCAGCAACATACTGTTGAAAAAGCGATGCTTCCTCCTCAGCCTAAATGGCAAATTTATCAGTTAAAATAAAAGTTCACCAAAAAGCCTCTATATATCTCTGTAGCAACTAAGATACACATCTGAAGTCATTAATATTAACATCACTAGCATGAGCTACTAAATATCAATATGTAAGACCATCATTCTCCTCTAACAAGAACAGTAAATGGCTAAACAAAACCCCTAAATTATGCCCAGCAGCAACTTATGTGAGAGTAGATTGAGAATCTTGAAAAATTAACAACGAATTCTCAAACGCAGACTAATCAAAGACAATAACAGATTTTATATTGCAATTAGTCACCATCATTTCTTCAAATGTTTGATTGACGATAGCCATCACTATAGTCATGACATGAACCTTTCACCAGCTAAATGCTATAATTGTGACGTGATATTTCAAAATTGCAATTTTGCACCAAATTAGAACCAAATCTAACATTGATCACCTGAAGCAATCGAGCAAATTCTTCATCAGCCTTAAGTAACTCTTTATTAAACTGCGAGTTACCAGTAGAAGACTCTGCAACAGTATCATCGTTGATGGAAAGCAAACGCAGTTTATTCGAAACCGAAATTAAGTCAGAATCATCATAAATGATTCTGCTATCATCACCGCTGACAATCTGTaacataaaatcaataagtggAAGAAAATTCGGTCATGAAATAGCCAAATCCAAAGTGATTCAAGCAAGAGTGAATGAAGGATAACTTCTGTTCATCAGGTGGAATTGAAGTAAGGGAAAAGAACTGGAATTTGAAAACCTGTAaagtgaaaaagtaaaaaaaaatgattattttaaaaatgaagtaaaaacaataaaaaagaaagATGAATGAAAATACTTCAAGGCTATCATTGGTGTCATCCACCCTCATATCAAAAGTACCTCCTGGAGCACGAACTAACAACCATATTGTACTCATTCTAACAACAACATTTACCAACAACACATTAGATCACAATCCAAATCATAAATTGCATACGAAACAAAAACACATCACTTTAGCATAATTCAAATTCGCATGTAACTTATCACacttaaccctaaccctaactcaattttgcaaaaaaaattcaaaatcggAACTCAAAATGCAAATGGATAAGGATAGGTACCTTGAGTATGCTTAATCCACTGAATTAGCGAACTTTGTGCGAAATTCAGTCACTTCACAAACTTGCAATTCACTTTACACAaatcgattttaaggattttaaggattttttatggattttaagggttctagACCAATGTAGACGAATACAAAGTTTCTTgtggagaagaagaaagatggaggatcaattttttgaagaaatacgttgtgtttggggaagtcaagcctaacaatggcgccagttgaatgcgtaagggcatactggtaatttaccacaaacggcacactaacggcagttgtcattagtGGTATTTAGttctaacggacgtaaactcaatgatatatggtgaattaaaacatttcgtgtggtatatggtgaatttcgaagaaactcagtgatatatcatgaaatatccgttttattaatgaattcttgaatagaaaatatatataaacaaataaaaaaatactcaaaAAGCTTGGTGAAAGATGTTCTATGAGCACATTTTATATTAATTCGTACTGCTGTTATATTTTAGCGTGTTGAATAGTCATTGATACTATTAGCAAGTCttccatttatttatttcattcaACTGTTGCACTAAAaatatttagttattttatatactttaatacTTGCATCTGCCACACCTTTACAAAATATTGACATTTCAATATTTTTCATTCGTATTGTTATCAATAAAAATGTGTAAAATATCATAGTTAAATTCAATAGTGTAACTTGGGGACCGCGTGCCACAACTGTATATATAAAACAGCTGATCTTCGACGAGACAACCTCATAAtaagaccgtcaatttgggccggcccaattcgTGTGTTTGTAACAACCTaggcattttttttttcattttctaattttgatcttaaaggtatcaattttgaccttaaggtatcaattttcaaatttgatacatttaaggtcaaaattgataaatatttagaaaattaaaatgttattatacACGCGAATTAGACCGGCACAAATTGATGGTCTCATGAGACTGTGTCGTCCATGTTTTttgtgaataataaaaaattaaaattttcgtaCATTGCAAAGAATTCTATATACTGGTATACTGCTACGATAACTATAAGAACGAGTCCATGAGTAGTAGTACCGGTTGTACTTCTTTGAGAGCACTTCCTTCCCCCTCCCAGTTTTCCCTCTgctcatattttcataatttacatATGTTAGCTTGGCTTCTACTAAAGAAGGGAACCAATTCTATAAAACTgaattcaaattataaattcTTGAAATTTATACTTTTAAACCCTTGAAATTCAACAAAGAAAACCCACATTTTTCTGCTGTTAATTAAAACCCAATTGGTTTAAGGTATACTCACTTTACTTTCTTGATTTCTtgtttttaatattgttttttggTTTCTGAAACTACCCATGTTGTTAGATTTCGTTTCTTACTTAATTTTTTGCGTCAATTCTTACCTTTTTCCTCCATGCATTATTGGGTTTGTGCGTCAAATTTTGGTTTTGATTAATGTATTGATGAATTATGTATTTGTTTTCTCCATTTTGTTTtctgggtattttttttttcttggtttaatgttgaattgtttgttgatgaattaCACTGCTACATTGGAAATTTGATGAATACTGAATAATCAGACTTAACAATTGATTCCTAATTCCTATCATGCATGTGAGCATGTTTAGATGCAATTATATGCATTGTAATCCATTTGCATTCTAGGATGCTTTCTATTCTTACTAATGCGAGGGTTTGATCCCCATTGGAGTTTAGGACTAAGAATTAAGAAGTGAGGTTAAAAAATTGCTTGGAGCCTTGGACCAGACCATAAGCACTTATAGGGTTATCAAATTTTGGGTAATTCCTTTCCTTCCCCTACAATTTTCATTTTCCAATTCATCTACTTATATCCCTTTATGGATATGGTAATTGGTTTTCCGTCTTCTATTCCTTTCCAGACCTTGATTGTATATTATATGAGCAGGATACACGAGATAACTGGTATTATGTGTTAGAgtgtataacatatcttggggcctcaaccatcatacggttttggttgagttggttactTGTCATAATATCAGAAGCCAACTGTTAAGAGTATATatcatatcttggggcctcaaccatcggcttaagcttttgattgagttggttacTTGTCATAATATCAGAAGCCAACTGTTAAGAGTATATatcatatcttggggcctcaaccatcggcttaagcttttgattgagttggttccttcaTAGTGTATTAGAAGCCAGTTACagcatataacatatcttgggacctcaactaaaagcttaagcttatggttgaggcccccaaatatattatatactctaacattatGATGATGTACTTACAAAGATTAGAGGCAATGTATTGTAAACTGCACTAATTCTATTCCTTCCCAATATGACAAtgtattgtaaatttatttCCAATTGTATGTTGGTTCTGCAACTTCAATTGTGCTTGAAGCTTATAGACGATACACTGCCTGAATATCTCCAGTTGGGAATTGTTGAATATCTCCAGGTTTATAGACGATACAATGCCTGAAAACTTCAATTATCATTCGGTTAACGATGGTGCGTTTGCAGTCCTTGAAGTTTTATGGTGCTTCTTTATTAACCTTGTTTCCAGTAAGTAGTAATGTTTGTGTATTTAACATTTGTTGATGCAGCCAATCGAAATATACACTCAAATCAGGAGTCTGATCAATCTAATAATGTTGTTGAGCAGCAGAACTTCAATATTTATCCTTCAGTTCTTCAGGGTAACCCAGGCTTTAACCCAAATTATGGCTTCCCACACAACTCCAGGCCAATCTATCCTGCTTATTCTCTGATGGGTTTACCTACCAGTCACTATTTTGTTCCTGAAAGGTCTCGGATGGCTTCACCTATCACTCCCTCTTTTGTTCCTGAAAGGCCTCAGATGGCTTTACCGATCACTCCCTCTTATGTTCGTGAAAGGTTTCAGATGGCTTTACCTATCACTTCCTATATTGTTCCTGAAAGGCCTCCGATGGGTAACCCCGGGCAAAATTACGGCTTCCCACAAATGTCTAACGGACAATATCCCTCACATCAGGGGTCTAATTACACTTCTTTATTAACGTGGTGCCAGTGCCCGATTCCTCAAAATCAAACCAATGATGTTTCAGAGCCTACTCTGTTGTTGGGTTATTCATCCAACAACATCGGTCATTCAGAAACAACTCTCTTTAACGTCCTTAATCAAGGCATGCCTTACAGGAGGAGGGAAATTCTAGGTGGTTCTAGTCCGTCTGATGCAGGATATTATCGAAACTCTCTTGCCTTTTCTCGTCCAAACATCGATATTAATCCTCGAATTCTTCAGGGTAATTCCAGCCCATTCTATCCTCAAAGGTCTCAGATGGCTTTATCTACCACTCCCTATTTTGTTCCTGAGAGGAGACAAATGTCTGACCGACAATATCCCTCGCATCATCCTCGACATCATATCCCAGATGTTAGAAGACATCAAACAAGATTAAGCCATCCATCATGGAATGATTCAAGATCTTATCCTTCTTCTTATGGGAACTTTTCTTACTTTGAGTCATATGTTCAATTTGAAGGACCATATAGGAACTCTACTTTTGTTCCTGAACGTGAATCGAATCCTACTACCTATGGGAACTTAACTTTTGTTCCTCAACGCGGATCTTCATCTGGACATAGCAGTACTGTCAGAGAACTAGAATATGAGGTTTGCGAACAAAATTCTGTATATCCCGCCTAAATGAGTACATTGTGATTGTTGTCCATGACGCTAAATATTTTGCTTTTCCGTGTCTTGCAGCAAATGCTTATAAGTAACAACCCGGATCTTTTCTCCAGCGATCAGGTTTGAATctaaaaaatgatcaaataatttcaatcTTCATGCATCACATAGTGGCACATATCATGGTATAATATGTTATGTTCTCATAAATGTAAGTTTAAGTACTAAAAATGGCTTCTGAGATGCACATGCAGAGATGAGTGTTCGACCCACCTTTTTCTAGTATTCTGGATTTGTCAAGGaatcaattcaactaaaagcttaagctgatggttgagaccccaagatatattatatactctaagagaatatatgttatatactctaacaggaTTCTCTGGTAAAAACAATGTGACAACTCTTGGAATGATTTTGCAGGATAGGTTCGAACACCTGAGAATGGATATAGACAACTTGTCATACGAGGTACTTGCATATATTGCCTATTGTGATCTTCTTTCCTTTAGTTTTTTAGCTCGAAAAGTTAACATGAAATATGTTTCAGGATCTGTTAGCGTTGCAGGAGCATATTGGGTATGTCCGATCTGGTTTGAGGGAGGAAACAATTATGAAGCTTCTAAAGCGGAGAAATTATGAACATGTTACTCGTGAGTGTGACACTCTTTCAGATGCTGATATATGCCCCATATGCAAAGTTAAGTACCGAACCTTACCTTGTTTAACAGCGTTCTTGTATTTGTACTTTACTGAACTCAAAACGTTACGATGGGCAGGAAGAATATGTTGAAGGAGAAGATATTGGAGTGTTACAATGCAGTCATGAGTTTCATACGGAGTGTATCACGAAATGGCTCGTTACAAAAAACAAATGCCCAATTTGCTTCGTCAATGCCTTGAATGTAAGGCCTTTTGTAGCGGAATATGAGTTTGGCTCCTGCTAAGGCCATGTTTGTttcattacaatttacaaaccATAAACCATAGAAAAGTTAGTTTTAAACACACCAGCAGCAAGTTTAGCATTGATTCATTGATTTATAAAGTAGTCTGAAATTGAATAATTGATTCATAGACTCCAAAAGGAGTCATTTCTTTAAGCATACATTTTTGCTTCTACAGAAATAAATGTGTTCATAATTTGAGCATTTCTTGAGCTTTTTAATATTAGTCATGATGAGATGGATATTTTGGAAAGCATTACATTATGCTATAGTTTGCTAATTACACTTTTTTAGAGGTTGCTAAATGGGAAAGAATTCCTTATTTAaggttctttttatttataatattttatttgataagaaaattttaaataaggttTTTGAGAATTATAGGATAactatttagaatattctatttaaTAACAGAAATTTAAATAGGTTTTTTTAAGatatataagataaaatatatctacgtaaaattttattatgctttttgtaattattttaaaaacttatttaaaaaaCTGAGAAAAAAGTGattgaaaaaactaaaaaagctaaaaaagctAGGGTGTATTGATTAAATCTTTAATTTATTCCCCAAAATAAAAGCAAGTAAAGTAATGTGTTTggttttacttaaaaaaaacaaaaaaaaaaaaaaagtaatgtttggtagttttttaaaattgaatttgttttgtatcaattgtttttatttggCCTTCATGGTGGAGTAGGTCTTgataaataacggttatttgtgaatttaataaattatccttatgtggtaggatttgatagggtgagagttttgttattttaaagttttatttatttcattattattttttttgtccatTGATTAGGAATTGTTTGCTTAATCGTGTATTACATcccttcatttcaaattgttttgttttgattaaTGTATGTAGTTGATCTAATATCGttaaatttttaaacttttgtGTTGTTTAAAGTCTCAATCaatgttattttaaaatatgtcATATTAATAtttgcatttttcatttttctttaagtAAAATCGATTTTTCTActcttctttatttttaatatatattaactgaAGTATTATATACCCACTATATCTCTTTTGCCTTATCGTTTATCGTACATTGTACTGTTATAATTATAgtataaataacaatttaaagtacttcaattagtaaaaattattaaaattttaacggAAAGTTATTAAATGGTTTATATGGTAAGGTAAATATTTGCCTAGGGTTTAAAGTTGAAAAGTTCCTAATATCTTTAAATTATGATTAATGAAGTAGACacttaaaaatttacattttatgATTAATTCTTTTATCAATTAAGAAGTATATAACACATCTATATTGATAATGATAATTACAATACATAGGGTCGATCtctgttatttttaaaaacactCGTTTAAGTTTAAAATCGATCGACCCTCTATAGAAAGAGCCCACTTTTTTAATTTGcctaaaacacataaaataacgGGAACGAAACTAATTTTGATCGGAGTAATTATTACAAAATAAGGAATCTTAAGGAATTAATTAAAGTACAATTTAAAGATAACACAATTTGCATGATGTAACTAACAATACTTGCATAATTCATCATGTtcaatatgattttgaattagcAAAAGTTAAGAAAAGTATACATACTTGATCATTGTATATGCATGTAAcgttttctttttttcatgcctttatttattttaataatattgagCCACTTAAGAAAAAAGGGTTTAAGTGTATTACAACCtcaattaaaaaagataaaaatgagtaaaaagttatgatttatgatcaaagagaaagaaatgtgtagatatgataaaaaaaataattttaatgtgTGAATGAGAATGAAAGAATGAGCGTACGTCAtgacaaaaaaatatagtagttagtaaatttttaagttggactaaaaagaaaaaatgtagcaaaatcaaTGAGACGTCAAAAagaccatcatcatcatcatcgtttTCCACTTATATGATCAAAATTTGGAGAGAGAAGAAGACAATAATTCATATCTATAAAAAGGAATGCGGAGTCTCTCAACTCGAAATAAATTGTTAAcataattctttaaaaaaaaaaaatcgctGCAACGAAAAGGAATTAGTGAGGCTTTAACAACTCAAAGAAAGAAGTATTTTATAATGAAGTTTGTTTAGTATTGAAAAGAACCTTTAATATCACTCAATCATGATTATTCTTTGTAAAGTTGTAACCGTCAAATGaagacaaattttttatttcgtCACATTTCTAGacacttttaattaatttactcCATGGCCGAGTGATCGAGAAGACCGTTCTACTCTACCACCGACCATCAGATTATACTCATGAATGGGAATTCCCCTTTTTTCCGATTGAACAAAACTTTTTCAGTTTAGAAGAAGGCtgtgaaaaaaattattatacaaagttttgtacgagaatgtcTAATCATAAGATATATCGTATTTGGGTTAAatagtataataataaaaacttttagcttatagatttcttattttttaggtCATTTCACCATGTAACAATCTCATATAAGACgaactgttattattatttttgtaagtgaTAAGAAGTAACgaaagaaaattttaatcaataGGCTAGCTAACTGATAATTCTCCTACCGAATGaaacataattaaattgaatttaataggtgattataaaataaataagtatatccCTATGTTCATTTCTGTTTGTCTACTTTACGTTGTATATGtatttaaaagttaattttaagttttaatatctctaaatacgtatcaccaaaaatataaaaattattatttatttacttattagtAATTAGTAGTTTTTACTattgaaataatattattttgaattgaaaatgaaCATGGCTTAAGTAAAATAAGCTTGTGAGTTAAAGTAAGTTGAATTCATTAGGACTGATTTTAGTAATTCAACGgctatctttaaaaaaaaatactatctATTAGCATCCTATTCTTATcaaaagtcttattttgatttgcATGCTTTGTGATCAACTATTTCATTCCTAAATATGTTcgtatttgattaaaaaatataatatttatattaataaaatattaattaggatgaatcaaataagattctatttaattatgttttaacttacagttaaattttcttttttgcaaattaagaatttatcaaataaaatatttaaacatgaGAACTCAGACACTCCGACATAAAAAATCCGAGAGAGGAGAAAAAACCATTGAAAAGAGCCTCAGGAGACATGTCACTCAACGGTAAAAGCATAGGAGAGGTCTTTGCACTACTTTGTCACCATTATAACTAATTCTTTTTAGAAagttagaattaaatataaattaaaagagatCAATAAATAGTAAAAAGATGAAGCATTTCATAGAAATGACTTATGAGACTATAACacaatatttttgtttaactttaaaaattactATTAGCTCAAAAGATTTTTTAACAAAGGGCAAGTCTATCTTAATTTTGATCCAACATATATTTCATTTAGTCAAGGAGAATTGCGCTCTAagtataaatatttacactTTGCTCACTTCaccataaaaaaattacattaagtAAGATGAATTAAACTTAgttaaaattaagtttaattcaACAACAACGCTTCTAATTTAGTTAGAATTCAATTTGGTAGATCAATCaacttatttaaaatattcGGAAATTATTTTAATGAGCCAATGAATTCTTTTTATATCATGTAATAAATTGTTGACTATTTTTTACAGGCAGACATAACCGTTTAATGATAAGTTGTTCTCTTTTCGCCAATCTCTACAAACGAAATCCTCAATAGTCATTACACGATAATATATCTAGATTCGTTACTTTTTTCTACTTTTaatgttaaaacaacaatttctaataaattaa
This genomic interval carries:
- the LOC130825285 gene encoding uncharacterized protein LOC130825285, with amino-acid sequence MPENFNYHSVNDANRNIHSNQESDQSNNVVEQQNFNIYPSVLQGNPGFNPNYGFPHNSRPIYPAYSLMGLPTSHYFVPERSRMASPITPSFVPERPQMALPITPSYVRERFQMALPITSYIVPERPPMGNPGQNYGFPQMSNGQYPSHQGSNYTSLLTWCQCPIPQNQTNDVSEPTLLLGYSSNNIGHSETTLFNVLNQGMPYRRREILGGSSPSDAGYYRNSLAFSRPNIDINPRILQGNSSPFYPQRSQMALSTTPYFVPERRQMSDRQYPSHHPRHHIPDVRRHQTRLSHPSWNDSRSYPSSYGNFSYFESYVQFEGPYRNSTFVPERESNPTTYGNLTFVPQRGSSSGHSSTVRELEYEQMLISNNPDLFSSDQDRFEHLRMDIDNLSYEDLLALQEHIGYVRSGLREETIMKLLKRRNYEHVTRECDTLSDADICPICKEEYVEGEDIGVLQCSHEFHTECITKWLVTKNKCPICFVNALNVRPFVAEYEFGSC